A stretch of Phoenix dactylifera cultivar Barhee BC4 chromosome 16, palm_55x_up_171113_PBpolish2nd_filt_p, whole genome shotgun sequence DNA encodes these proteins:
- the LOC103718798 gene encoding uncharacterized protein LOC103718798 has protein sequence MDGGRREEAAACEALHRALCECHRRIRDPWQRKASCRHLNRSLAECMVSSCCPEESEAVRTLCSSAGTTLKRTQCQQAKVSLSICLSSHQEPS, from the coding sequence ATGGACGGAGGACGGCGAGAAGAAGCGGCGGCGTGCGAAGCGTTGCACCGCGCGCTGTGTGAGTGCCACCGGCGGATTCGCGACCCCTGGCAGCGGAAGGCGTCTTGCCGCCACCTCAACCGATCGCTGGCTGAGTGCATGGTCTCATCGTGCTGCCCGGAGGAGTCGGAGGCCGTGCGGACCCTCTGCTCCAGCGCTGGCACCACCCTCAAGCGGACGCAGTGCCAGCAAGCCAAGGTCTCCCTCTCCATCTGCCTCTCCTCCCATCAAGAACCATCATAA
- the LOC103718797 gene encoding protein EXORDIUM-like 7 produces the protein MNKLCCLFLSSLSFFSTMVFSWQHRKPYQPGYLEGPSQLVNLAYHMGPVLSTPTNLYTIWYGRWNPTQEAIIKDFLLSLSSPSPSPSVSDWWRTVRLYTDQTGSNITGTFVLAGEHRDADYSHGTTLSRLAIQSVIKSAVAAYPQPLPLDAYNGLYLVLTSPDVEVEDFCREVCGFHYFTFPAIVGVTVPYAWVGHSGSQCPGMCAYPFASPGYLGGAASNASGRSMEVFAAPNGDVGADGMVSVIGHELAEMSSNPLINAWFAGGDPTAPTEIADLCIGVYGTGGGGGYVGSVYKSSEGEAYNLNGVKGRRFLVQWIWNPVRNTCFGPNAVN, from the coding sequence ATGAACAAGTTGTGctgtctcttcctctcctcacTGTCTTTCTTCTCCACCATGGTCTTCTCTTGGCAGCATCGGAAGCCCTACCAACCTGGCTACTTAGAAGGCCCCTCGCAGCTGGTGAACCTGGCGTACCACATGGGCCCCGTTCTCTCCACCCCCACCAACCTCTACACCATTTGGTATGGGCGCTGGAATCCAACACAAGAGGCCATCATCAAAGatttcctcctctccctctcctccccttctccttcgCCTTCCGTCAGCGACTGGTGGCGCACCGTCCGCCTCTACACCGACCAAACCGGATCCAACATAACCGGGACCTTCGTGCTTGCCGGGGAGCACCGCGACGCCGATTACTCGCATGGCACGACGCTCTCCCGGCTGGCTATCCAATCCGTCATCAAGTCTGCGGTCGCTGCATATCCTCAGCCATTGCCACTGGACGCCTACAATGGTCTGTACTTAGTGCTGACGTCGCCGGACGTTGAAGTGGAGGACTTTTGCAGGGAGGTGTGTGGCTTCCACTACTTCACCTTTCCGGCGATCGTCGGAGTGACTGTCCCGTATGCATGGGTTGGTCACAGTGGGTCGCAGTGCCCGGGAATGTGTGCATACCCTTTTGCATCGCCGGGTTACCTCGGAGGAGCGGCGAGCAACGCCAGCGGTCGCAGCATGGAAGTGTTCGCAGCACCGAACGGCGACGTCGGGGCCGACGGCATGGTGAGTGTGATTGGGCACGAGCTGGCGGAGATGTCAAGCAACCCGCTGATCAATGCATGGTTCGCCGGCGGCGATCCGACCGCCCCGACGGAGATCGCCGACCTGTGCATTGGAGTTTATGGGACAGGAGGGGGTGGGGGGTATGTGGGGAGTGTGTATAAGAGTTCAGAGGGGGAGGCCTACAATCTGAATGGTGTGAAGGGGAGGAGGTTTTTGGTGCAGTGGATTTGGAATCCCGTCAGGAATACTTGCTTTGGGCCTAATGCAGTCAATTGA
- the LOC103718795 gene encoding protein MICRORCHIDIA 6-like isoform X3 — protein MAVLPIPRLKFVKKASRTGGKRIGGQLDFGHELSRHMQCGISARLSRQFWSAGDYEVRQAHGLAYQDGQNRLCVHPKFLHSNATSHKWAFGAIAELLDNAVDEIQNGAAFVIIDKIANPRNGNPALLIQDDGGGMDPESLRRCMSFGFSDKQPCSSIGQYGNGFKTSTMRLGADVIVFTRSKHEMELTQSVGLLSYTFLRRTGCNDIVVPLVDYRFDPSSDVFKRLFRHGQKQFSSNLSMLLKWSPFATEDELLKHFNDMGNHGTKIIVYNLWFNDEGKMELDFESDTEDIMISGAPKPVQTNSISKMLTQNHIANRLHFSLRAYSTILYLHLPKFFKIILRGRVIEHHRIASDLRYCECIKYMPQVGGRTEAEVITTIGFLEGAPEVNVHGFNIYHRNRLILPFCQVVNSTGSKGRGIAGVLEANFIKPTHDKQSFEKSTLYQKLESRLREMTYEYWECHCHLVGYTKNFSCIARAPNAALHPLPPSGCSVGPVVVNPRAPQVPRHNPSILSATVQVVTGLCAASCSTQGEYMHNCSASSATGLIEKRRGEIIAGFERSKRQALSCEKEAGIVKKFRRQNKFGNDVGQRRAQILAMMQENKKIHAECLHYEKMQKELSLKAQKLRVEVERVQKLYANLTVELLSMANVKLENYKCI, from the exons ATGGCGGTGCTACCGATTCCGCGGCTCAAATTCGTCAAGAAGGCCTCGAGAACCGGTGGGAAGAGGATAGGCGGGCAACTAG ACTTTGGACATGAGCTTTCCAGACATATGCAATG TGGTATTTCTGCACGACTGAGCCGGCAATTCTGGAGTGCTGGTGATTACGAAGTCAGACAAGCTCATGGACTAGCATATCAAG ATGGTCAAAATCGTTTATGTGTCCATCCCAAATTCCTCCATTCTAATGCTACTTCACACAAGTGGGCTTTTGGTG CTATAGCTGAACTTCTTGATAATGCAGTCGACGAG ATACAAAATGGTGCTGCCTTTGTCATTATAGATAAAATTGCAAATCCACGAAATGGAAATCCTGCTTTGCTGATTCAAG ATGATGGAGGTGGGATGGATCCAGAATCCTTGCGGCGTTGCATGAGCTTTGGTTTTTCTGATAAGCAACCATGTTCTTCCATTGGACAAT ATGGAAATGGTTTCAAGACTAGCACTATGCGACTTGGGGCAGATGTTATTGTTTTCACCCGCAGCAAGCATGAAAT GGAATTGACTCAAAGTGTCGGACTGCTTTCCTATACCTTTCTAAGACGGACAGGTTGCAATGACATAGTTGTACCATTG GTGGATTACAGATTTGATCCATCCAGTGATGTATTTAAAAGGTTATTCCGACATGGTCAAAAGCAATTCTCCTCCAATTTGTCTATGCTCTTAAAATGGTCCCCTTTTGCTACagaagatgagctcctaaagcaT TTCAATGACATGGGGAACCATGGTACAAAAATTATTGTGTACAATTTATGGTTCAATGATGAGGggaagatggaacttgattttgaATCTGATACAGAG GATATTATGATCAGTGGAGCACCTAAGCCTGTGCAAACTAATAGCATTTCAAAGATGCTAACTCAAAATCATATTGCAAATCGACTCCATTTCTCCTTGCGA GCATACTCCACCATCTTATATTTACACTTgcccaaattttttaaaattattctgCGTGGGCGAGTAATTGAGCATCACCGTATAGCTAGTGATCTTAGATATTGTGAATGCATCAAGTATATGCCACAAGTTGGGGGAAGGACAGAG GCCGAGGTCATCACAACCATCGGATTCCTGGAGGGTGCCCCAGAAGTTAATGTTCATGGATTTAACATATACCATAGAAATCGTCTTATATTG cCTTTCTGCCAAGTTGTTAACTCTACAGGCAGCAAAGGTAGAGGTATTGCTG GTGTACTAGAGGCAAACTTTATTAAACCTACACATGACAAGCAAAGTTTCGAAAAGTCGACCCTTTATCAAAAACTTGAATCACGCTTGAGGGAAATGACCTATGAGTATTG GGAGTGTCATTGCCATTTGGTGGGTTACACCAAAAACTTTTCCTGTATAGCCCGAGCTCCTAATGCTGCTCTCCATCCACTGCCTCCCTCAGGATGCAGTGTAGGACCAGTAGTAGTGAATCCTAGAGCTCCACAAGTTCCAAGACACAATCCCTCTATCCTATCAGCAACCGTCCAGGTTGTGACTGGACTCTGTGCTGCATCATGCTCAACACAGGGAGAATATATGCACAACTGTAGTGCCAGTTCTGCAACAG GTTTgatagagaaaaggagaggTGAGATTATTGCAGGATTTGAACGGTCGAAAAGGCAGGCTCTGTCTTGTGAAAAGGAAGCTGGGATTGTAAAAAAATTCCGTCGGCAAAACAAG TTTGGTAATGATGTTGGGCAGCGGCGAGCACAGATTTTAGCTATGATGCAGGAAAATAAGAAGATTCATGCAGA GTGTTTGCACTATGAGAAGATGCAGAAAGAGCTCTCTCTCAAG GCCCAAAAGCTTAGAGTAGAAGTTGAACGAGTTCAAAAGCTCTACGCGAACCTAACAGTGGAGCTCCTATCGATGGCCAATGTCAAGTTGGAAAATTATAAATGCAtatag
- the LOC103718795 gene encoding protein MICRORCHIDIA 6-like isoform X2, producing MSFPDICNGKETEVAYAKDNKPHLASTVVQEKEYYTSANDESTPPNCDVTQRFDEKGAQDIVVGVPDRSIMASEQSFSANINGFDPTSAFSGISARLSRQFWSAGDYEVRQAHGLAYQDGQNRLCVHPKFLHSNATSHKWAFGAIAELLDNAVDEIQNGAAFVIIDKIANPRNGNPALLIQDDGGGMDPESLRRCMSFGFSDKQPCSSIGQYGNGFKTSTMRLGADVIVFTRSKHEMELTQSVGLLSYTFLRRTGCNDIVVPLVDYRFDPSSDVFKRLFRHGQKQFSSNLSMLLKWSPFATEDELLKHFNDMGNHGTKIIVYNLWFNDEGKMELDFESDTEDIMISGAPKPVQTNSISKMLTQNHIANRLHFSLRAYSTILYLHLPKFFKIILRGRVIEHHRIASDLRYCECIKYMPQVGGRTEAEVITTIGFLEGAPEVNVHGFNIYHRNRLILPFCQVVNSTGSKGRGIAGVLEANFIKPTHDKQSFEKSTLYQKLESRLREMTYEYWECHCHLVGYTKNFSCIARAPNAALHPLPPSGCSVGPVVVNPRAPQVPRHNPSILSATVQVVTGLCAASCSTQGEYMHNCSASSATGLIEKRRGEIIAGFERSKRQALSCEKEAGIVKKFRRQNKFGNDVGQRRAQILAMMQENKKIHAEWVFAL from the exons ATGAGCTTTCCAGACATATGCAATGGTAAGGAAACTGAAGTAGCATATGCGAAAGATAATAAACCTCATTTAGCATCAACTGTTGTtcaagagaaagaatactataCTAGTGCAAATGATGAATCAACTCCTCCAAATTGTGATGTAACACAAAGATTTGATGAAAAAGGAGCCCAAGATATTGTAGTTGGAGTCCCAGATAGATCAATAATGGCAAGCGAACAGAGTTTTTCTGCTAATATTAATGGTTTCGATCCTACATCTGCTTTTAGTGGTATTTCTGCACGACTGAGCCGGCAATTCTGGAGTGCTGGTGATTACGAAGTCAGACAAGCTCATGGACTAGCATATCAAG ATGGTCAAAATCGTTTATGTGTCCATCCCAAATTCCTCCATTCTAATGCTACTTCACACAAGTGGGCTTTTGGTG CTATAGCTGAACTTCTTGATAATGCAGTCGACGAG ATACAAAATGGTGCTGCCTTTGTCATTATAGATAAAATTGCAAATCCACGAAATGGAAATCCTGCTTTGCTGATTCAAG ATGATGGAGGTGGGATGGATCCAGAATCCTTGCGGCGTTGCATGAGCTTTGGTTTTTCTGATAAGCAACCATGTTCTTCCATTGGACAAT ATGGAAATGGTTTCAAGACTAGCACTATGCGACTTGGGGCAGATGTTATTGTTTTCACCCGCAGCAAGCATGAAAT GGAATTGACTCAAAGTGTCGGACTGCTTTCCTATACCTTTCTAAGACGGACAGGTTGCAATGACATAGTTGTACCATTG GTGGATTACAGATTTGATCCATCCAGTGATGTATTTAAAAGGTTATTCCGACATGGTCAAAAGCAATTCTCCTCCAATTTGTCTATGCTCTTAAAATGGTCCCCTTTTGCTACagaagatgagctcctaaagcaT TTCAATGACATGGGGAACCATGGTACAAAAATTATTGTGTACAATTTATGGTTCAATGATGAGGggaagatggaacttgattttgaATCTGATACAGAG GATATTATGATCAGTGGAGCACCTAAGCCTGTGCAAACTAATAGCATTTCAAAGATGCTAACTCAAAATCATATTGCAAATCGACTCCATTTCTCCTTGCGA GCATACTCCACCATCTTATATTTACACTTgcccaaattttttaaaattattctgCGTGGGCGAGTAATTGAGCATCACCGTATAGCTAGTGATCTTAGATATTGTGAATGCATCAAGTATATGCCACAAGTTGGGGGAAGGACAGAG GCCGAGGTCATCACAACCATCGGATTCCTGGAGGGTGCCCCAGAAGTTAATGTTCATGGATTTAACATATACCATAGAAATCGTCTTATATTG cCTTTCTGCCAAGTTGTTAACTCTACAGGCAGCAAAGGTAGAGGTATTGCTG GTGTACTAGAGGCAAACTTTATTAAACCTACACATGACAAGCAAAGTTTCGAAAAGTCGACCCTTTATCAAAAACTTGAATCACGCTTGAGGGAAATGACCTATGAGTATTG GGAGTGTCATTGCCATTTGGTGGGTTACACCAAAAACTTTTCCTGTATAGCCCGAGCTCCTAATGCTGCTCTCCATCCACTGCCTCCCTCAGGATGCAGTGTAGGACCAGTAGTAGTGAATCCTAGAGCTCCACAAGTTCCAAGACACAATCCCTCTATCCTATCAGCAACCGTCCAGGTTGTGACTGGACTCTGTGCTGCATCATGCTCAACACAGGGAGAATATATGCACAACTGTAGTGCCAGTTCTGCAACAG GTTTgatagagaaaaggagaggTGAGATTATTGCAGGATTTGAACGGTCGAAAAGGCAGGCTCTGTCTTGTGAAAAGGAAGCTGGGATTGTAAAAAAATTCCGTCGGCAAAACAAG TTTGGTAATGATGTTGGGCAGCGGCGAGCACAGATTTTAGCTATGATGCAGGAAAATAAGAAGATTCATGCAGAGTGG GTGTTTGCACTATGA
- the LOC103718795 gene encoding protein MICRORCHIDIA 6-like isoform X1, with product MSFPDICNGKETEVAYAKDNKPHLASTVVQEKEYYTSANDESTPPNCDVTQRFDEKGAQDIVVGVPDRSIMASEQSFSANINGFDPTSAFSGISARLSRQFWSAGDYEVRQAHGLAYQDGQNRLCVHPKFLHSNATSHKWAFGAIAELLDNAVDEIQNGAAFVIIDKIANPRNGNPALLIQDDGGGMDPESLRRCMSFGFSDKQPCSSIGQYGNGFKTSTMRLGADVIVFTRSKHEMELTQSVGLLSYTFLRRTGCNDIVVPLVDYRFDPSSDVFKRLFRHGQKQFSSNLSMLLKWSPFATEDELLKHFNDMGNHGTKIIVYNLWFNDEGKMELDFESDTEDIMISGAPKPVQTNSISKMLTQNHIANRLHFSLRAYSTILYLHLPKFFKIILRGRVIEHHRIASDLRYCECIKYMPQVGGRTEAEVITTIGFLEGAPEVNVHGFNIYHRNRLILPFCQVVNSTGSKGRGIAGVLEANFIKPTHDKQSFEKSTLYQKLESRLREMTYEYWECHCHLVGYTKNFSCIARAPNAALHPLPPSGCSVGPVVVNPRAPQVPRHNPSILSATVQVVTGLCAASCSTQGEYMHNCSASSATGLIEKRRGEIIAGFERSKRQALSCEKEAGIVKKFRRQNKFGNDVGQRRAQILAMMQENKKIHAECLHYEKMQKELSLKAQKLRVEVERVQKLYANLTVELLSMANVKLENYKCI from the exons ATGAGCTTTCCAGACATATGCAATGGTAAGGAAACTGAAGTAGCATATGCGAAAGATAATAAACCTCATTTAGCATCAACTGTTGTtcaagagaaagaatactataCTAGTGCAAATGATGAATCAACTCCTCCAAATTGTGATGTAACACAAAGATTTGATGAAAAAGGAGCCCAAGATATTGTAGTTGGAGTCCCAGATAGATCAATAATGGCAAGCGAACAGAGTTTTTCTGCTAATATTAATGGTTTCGATCCTACATCTGCTTTTAGTGGTATTTCTGCACGACTGAGCCGGCAATTCTGGAGTGCTGGTGATTACGAAGTCAGACAAGCTCATGGACTAGCATATCAAG ATGGTCAAAATCGTTTATGTGTCCATCCCAAATTCCTCCATTCTAATGCTACTTCACACAAGTGGGCTTTTGGTG CTATAGCTGAACTTCTTGATAATGCAGTCGACGAG ATACAAAATGGTGCTGCCTTTGTCATTATAGATAAAATTGCAAATCCACGAAATGGAAATCCTGCTTTGCTGATTCAAG ATGATGGAGGTGGGATGGATCCAGAATCCTTGCGGCGTTGCATGAGCTTTGGTTTTTCTGATAAGCAACCATGTTCTTCCATTGGACAAT ATGGAAATGGTTTCAAGACTAGCACTATGCGACTTGGGGCAGATGTTATTGTTTTCACCCGCAGCAAGCATGAAAT GGAATTGACTCAAAGTGTCGGACTGCTTTCCTATACCTTTCTAAGACGGACAGGTTGCAATGACATAGTTGTACCATTG GTGGATTACAGATTTGATCCATCCAGTGATGTATTTAAAAGGTTATTCCGACATGGTCAAAAGCAATTCTCCTCCAATTTGTCTATGCTCTTAAAATGGTCCCCTTTTGCTACagaagatgagctcctaaagcaT TTCAATGACATGGGGAACCATGGTACAAAAATTATTGTGTACAATTTATGGTTCAATGATGAGGggaagatggaacttgattttgaATCTGATACAGAG GATATTATGATCAGTGGAGCACCTAAGCCTGTGCAAACTAATAGCATTTCAAAGATGCTAACTCAAAATCATATTGCAAATCGACTCCATTTCTCCTTGCGA GCATACTCCACCATCTTATATTTACACTTgcccaaattttttaaaattattctgCGTGGGCGAGTAATTGAGCATCACCGTATAGCTAGTGATCTTAGATATTGTGAATGCATCAAGTATATGCCACAAGTTGGGGGAAGGACAGAG GCCGAGGTCATCACAACCATCGGATTCCTGGAGGGTGCCCCAGAAGTTAATGTTCATGGATTTAACATATACCATAGAAATCGTCTTATATTG cCTTTCTGCCAAGTTGTTAACTCTACAGGCAGCAAAGGTAGAGGTATTGCTG GTGTACTAGAGGCAAACTTTATTAAACCTACACATGACAAGCAAAGTTTCGAAAAGTCGACCCTTTATCAAAAACTTGAATCACGCTTGAGGGAAATGACCTATGAGTATTG GGAGTGTCATTGCCATTTGGTGGGTTACACCAAAAACTTTTCCTGTATAGCCCGAGCTCCTAATGCTGCTCTCCATCCACTGCCTCCCTCAGGATGCAGTGTAGGACCAGTAGTAGTGAATCCTAGAGCTCCACAAGTTCCAAGACACAATCCCTCTATCCTATCAGCAACCGTCCAGGTTGTGACTGGACTCTGTGCTGCATCATGCTCAACACAGGGAGAATATATGCACAACTGTAGTGCCAGTTCTGCAACAG GTTTgatagagaaaaggagaggTGAGATTATTGCAGGATTTGAACGGTCGAAAAGGCAGGCTCTGTCTTGTGAAAAGGAAGCTGGGATTGTAAAAAAATTCCGTCGGCAAAACAAG TTTGGTAATGATGTTGGGCAGCGGCGAGCACAGATTTTAGCTATGATGCAGGAAAATAAGAAGATTCATGCAGA GTGTTTGCACTATGAGAAGATGCAGAAAGAGCTCTCTCTCAAG GCCCAAAAGCTTAGAGTAGAAGTTGAACGAGTTCAAAAGCTCTACGCGAACCTAACAGTGGAGCTCCTATCGATGGCCAATGTCAAGTTGGAAAATTATAAATGCAtatag